A window from Acinonyx jubatus isolate Ajub_Pintada_27869175 chromosome E1, VMU_Ajub_asm_v1.0, whole genome shotgun sequence encodes these proteins:
- the BLTP2 gene encoding bridge-like lipid transfer protein family member 2 isoform X1, with the protein MPLFSALLALLLVALCALFLGRWFVVRLATKWCQRKLQAELKIGSFFWIQNVSLKFQQHQQTVEIDSLWISSKLLSHDLPRYVALCFGEVRIRTDLQKVSGLFAPFSQSTGVHQKELSFSPSLLKIFCQLFSIHVDSINIMVLKVATSESLWHIQIRESSFLLDSDGKRLKCEVSLNQINSKVLKSGQLEDTCLAELSLALKLCLEVGISSRQLKVIAVDMWTLHAELHEGLFHSQLLRQSPSLAPKPVPCSEVTENLAEPALPGLYLLQQLPDQVKVKMEITSVVLSMNSQKRHLNWTLKLLQFLYHRDEDQLPLRSFTANSDMAQMNTELVLKDGLLLSQSRQRIVCLNSLKASVQVTTIDLLASLVLNTCIIHYRHQEFSHWLHMLALETQGSSSSVLTQRKKRTFPQILAPIIFSTSISNVNVSIQLGDTPPFALGFNSISLDYQHLRPQSIHQRGVLTVDHLCWRVGSDSHIQRAPHPPNMHVWGEALVLDSFTLQGSYNQPLGLSSTQSDTLFLDCTIRGLQVEASDTCAQCLSRILSLMDIQSGKSAVSRESSFGESVSLLWKVDLKVEDMNLFTLSALVGASEVRLDTLTILGSAETSTVGVQGLVLALVKSVTEKMQPCCKAPDIPTPVLSLSMLSITYHSSIRSLEVQCGAGLTLLWSPPDHMYLYQHVLATLHCRDLLRATLFPETVPLLALETPEAASEPEGHLPEPSPPKRLLNLTLEVSTAKLTAFVAEDKFITLAAESVSLSRHGGSLQAYCPELAAGFDGNNIFNFKEVEVQLLPELEEMILHRNPFPVLQTLRNRVWLLSLGSVSVEFPYQYDFSRTLDEAVGVQKWLKGLHRGTHAQASPSPAPLPPDLLLKVQHFSWVFLDDIFEVKLRDNYELMKDESKESAKRLQLLDAKVAALRKQHGELLPARKIEELYASLEHKNIEIYIQRSRRLYGNTPMRRALLTWSLAGLELVALADVSFHGPERVVEQVQELDPGSPFPAEGVDLVIQWCRMLKCSVKTFLVRIRDYPRYLFEIRDWRLMGRLVGTEQSGQPCSRRRQILHLGLPWGNVAVERNMPPLKFYHDFRSEIFQYTVVWGPCWDPAWTLISQSVDLLTKPSADPSPPLPWWDKSRLLFHGDWHMDIEQANLHQLATEDPYNTTENMHWEWSHLSFHWKPGQFVFKGDLDVNVRTASKYDDCCFLHLPDLCMTLDLQWLCHGNPHDHHGVTLRAPEFLPEVPLGQLHDSYRAFRSENLNLSIKMDLTRHSGTISQPRILLYSSTLRWMQNFWATWTSVTRPICRGKLFNNLKPSKKKLGQHYKQLSYTALFPQLQVHYWASFAQQRGIQIECSQGHVFTRGTQRLIPQAGTVMRRLISDWSVTQMVSDLSQVTVHLMASPTEENADHCLDPLVTKTHLLSLSSLTYQRHSNRTAEEELSTRVGDPAFHTHQLHLVDLRASWTTTNRDIAFGLYDGYKKAAVLKRNLSTEALKGLKIDPQMPAKKPKQSVLTSAPAPPPVSTPSFSGQPDKGSSGGAYMLQKLIEETDRFVVFTEEESGVSDQLCGIAACQTDDIYNRNCLIELVNCQMVLRGAETEGCVIVSAAKAQLLQCQHHPAWYGDTLKQKTSWTCLLDGMQYFATTESSPTEQDGRQLWLEVKNIEEHRQRSLDSVQELMESGQAVGGMVTTTTDWNQPAEAQQAQQVQRIISRCSCRMYYISYSHDIDPELATQIKPPEVHENQEKEDLLKKQEGAVDTFTLIHHELEISTNPAQYAMILDIVNNLLLHVEPKRKEHSEKKQRVRFQLEISSNPEEQRSSILHLQEAVRQHVAQIRQLEKQMYSIMKSLQDDSKNENLLDLNQKLQLQLNQEKANLQLESEELNILIRCFKDFQLQQANKMELRKQQEDVSVVRRTEFYFAQARWRLTEEDGQLGIAELELQRFLYSKVNKSDDTAEHLLELGWFTMNNLLPNAVYKAILRPQSSCQSGRQLALRLFSKVRPPVGGISVKEHFEVNVVPLTIQLTHQFFHRIMGFFFPGRSVEDDEVGDEEDKSKLVTTGIPVVKPRQLIATDDAAPLGPGKGVAQGLNRSSGVRRSFRKVPEHPVDDIDKMKERAAMNNSFIYIKIPQVPLCVSYKGEKNSVDWGDLNLVLPCLEYHNNTWTWLDFAMAVKRDSRKALVAQVIKEKLRLKPATGSEVRGKLETKSDLNMQQQEEEEKARLLIGLSVGNKNPGKKSIFGRRK; encoded by the exons ATGCCCCTGTTCTCCGCGCTGTTGGCCTTGCTGTTGGTTGCGCTCTGCGCCCTCTTCTTAGGCCG GTGGTTTGTAGTCCGGTTGGCCACCAAGTGGTGTCAGCGGAAGCTGCAGGCAGAGCTAAAGATCGGCTCCTTTTTTTGGATCCAGAATGTCAGCCTTAAGTTTCAACAGCACCAGCAAACAGTG GAAATTGATAGCCTGTGGATTTCCAGCAAACTCCTTAGCCATGATCTGCC ACGTTATGTGGCATTGTGCTTTGGAGAAGTGCGTATCAGGACGGATCTACAGAAGGTTTCTGGCCTGTTTGCCCCATTTTCTCAGAGCACTGGGGTGCATCAAAAGGAACTGTCCTTTAGTCCATCCTTACTGAAGATCTTCTGTCAG CTGTTCTCCATTCATGTAGATTCTATAAACATCATGGTTCTCAAGGTGGCTACTTCTGAGTCCTTGTGGCACATTCAGATCAGAGAAAGCAGCTTTCTTTTGGACAGTGATGGGAAAAG gctGAAATGTGAGGTGAGCCTAAATCAGATCAACAGCAAAGTTCTAAAGAGTGGCCAGTTG GAGGACACCTGCCTAGCGGAGCTCTCACTGGCCCTAAAGTTGTGTCTAGAGGTGGGCATCAGCAGTCGGCAACTGAAGGTGATTGCTGTGGATATGTGGACACTCCATGCTGAACTGCATGAGGGCCTTTTCCATAGTCAGCTGCTGCGCCAGAGCCCAAGCCTAGCACCCAAACCTGTTCCTTGTTCAG aGGTGACAGAGAACTTGGCTGAGCCAGCTCTGCCTGGCCTGTACCTCCTTCAGCAGCTGCCAGACCAGGTCAAAGTGAAGATGGAGATCACAAGTGTGGTGCTGTCCATGAACAGTCAAAAGAG GCACCTGAATTGGACACTGAAGCTGCTGCAGTTCCTGTACCACCGTGATGAGGATCAGCTGCCTCTTCGAAGCTTCACAGCAAACTCTGATATGGCACAGATGAACACTGAACTCGTACTGAAAG ATGGGTTGTTGCTGTCCCAGAGCCGCCAGCGCATTGTCTGTCTCAACTCCCTCAAGGCCAGTGTGCAG GTGACCACCATCGACCTCCTAGCCTCCCTGGTTTTGAATACTTGCATTATTCATTACCGGCACCAGGAATTCTCTCACTGGCTGCACATGCTAGCACTGGAGACCCAAGGGTCTAGTTCATCTGTTCTTacgcaaagaaaaaaaag AACCTTCCCCCAGATCCTGGCTCCCATTATCTTTAGCACTTCCATCTCCAATGTCAACGTTTCCATTCAGCTTGGTGATACACCACCCTTTGCCTTGGGATTCAATTCCATCTCTCTAG ATTACCAGCACCTGAGGCCACAGAGTATCCATCAGCGCGGCGTCCTAACTGTGGACCACCTCTGCTGGCGGGTGGGCAGTGACTCTCACATTCAGCGGGCACCCCACCCACCCAATATGCATGTTTGGGGTGAGGCACTTGTCCTGGACTCCTTCACACTACAG GGCAGCTATAACCAGCCTTTGGGCCTGTCTAGCACCCAGTCAGATACCCTGTTTCTTGATTGTACCATTCGAGGACTGCAGGTAGAAGCATCAGATACCTGTGCCCAGTGTCTCTCTCGCATTTTATCCTTGATGGACATACAGTCTGGGAAGTCCGCGGTCTCTAGAGAGTCTTCATTTGGGGAATCTGTGTCACTACTGTGGAAGGTGGACTTGAAGGTGGAGGACATGAACTTGTTCACCCTTTCTGCCCTGGTTG GTGCTTCCGAGGTCCGACTGGACACACTGACTATCCTGGGAAGTGCTGAAACCTCCACTGTGGGTGTCCAGGGACTTGTGCTTGCGCTGGTGAAGTCCGTCACAGAGAAGATGCAGCCGTGCTGCAAGGCTCCTGACATCCCCACTCCCGTGCTCAGCCTCTCCATGCTGTCCATCACCTACCACAGCAGCATCCGCTCCCTGGAG GTTCAGTGTGGTGCAGGGCTGACCTTACTTTGGAGCCCCCCAGATCACATGTACCTGTACCAGCACGTCTTGGCTACCCTGCATTGCCGAGACCTACTAAGAGCCACTCTGTTTCCCGAGACTGTTCCACTCCTTGCACTAGAGACTCCAGAGGCTGCGTCTGAGCCAGAAGGTCATCTCCCTGAGCCATCTCCTCCAAAGCGGCTCCTAAACCTCACACTAGAGGTGAGCACAGCTAAGCTGACAGCTTTTGTAGCTGAGGACAAGTTCATTACCCTGGCTGCAGAGAGTGTATCGCTGAGCAGGCATGGGGGTTCACTGCAGGCTTACTGCCCAGAGCTGGCTGCCGGCTTTGATGGCAATAACATCTTCAACTTCAAGGAGGTGGAAGTACAGCTGCTACCTGAACTGGAGGAGATGATCCTCCACCGGAACCCCTTCCCTGTGCTGCAGACCCTCCGGAACCGTGTTTGGCTCCTGTCCCTGGGATCAGTCTCAGTGGAGTTTCCTTATCAGTACGATTTCTCTCGAACTCTGGATGAGGCTGTGGGAGTTCAGAAATGGCTGAAGGGGCTGCATCGAGGAACTCATGCTCAGGCTTCTCCAagccctgccccactcccaccgGATCTACTCTTGAAGGTTCAGCACTTCTCATGGGTTTTCCTGGATGACATTTTTGAGGTGAAACTTCGTGATAACTATGAACTGATGAAGGATGAAAGTAAGGAGAGTGCCAAAAGGTTGCAGTTGCTGGATGCCAAGGTGGCTGCCCTTCGGAAGCAACATGGGGAGTTACTGCCAGCCCGCAAAATTGAGGAGCTCTATGCCTCTTTGGAACATAAAAACATTGAAATCTACATTCAGCGTTCCCGTCGTCTCTATGGCAACACACCCATGCGCCGGGCCCTGCTCACTTGGAGCCTGGCGGGGCTAGAGCTGGTAGCTCTGGCAGATGTCTCCTTCCATGGCCCTGAGCGTGTGGTAGAGCAAGTTCAAGAGCTTGATCCAGGCAGCCCTTTCCCTGCTGAGGGAGTAGATCTTGTCATTCAGTGGTGTCGTATGCTCAAGTGCAGTGTTAAGACATTTTTGG TCCGGATAAGAGATTATCCCCGATACCTGTTTGAGATCCGTGACTGGAGGCTGATGGGTCGACTTGTGGGCACCGAGCAGAGTGGTCAGCCTTGCTCCCGGCGGCGTCAGATCTTGCACTTGGGGCTTCCATGGGGTAATGTGGCAGTAGAGAGGAACATGCCCCCACTCAAGTTCTACCACGACTTCCGCT CGGAAATCTTCCAGTACACAGTGGTATGGGGCCCGTGCTGGGATCCAGCCTGGACCCTGATTAGCCAATCTGTGGACCTCTTGACCAAGCCTTCAGCTGACCCCAGCCCACCCTTGCCCTGGTGGGACAAGAGCCGTCTACTGTTTCATGGGGACTGGCACATGGACATAGAACAGGCAAATCTGCACCAGCTGGCTACTGAG GACCCGTACAACACAACTGAAAATATGCACTGGGAGTGGAGCCACCTGTCTTTTCATTGGAAACCTGGTCAGTTTGTGTTCAAGGGTGACTTGGATGTCAACGTGAGAACAGCTTCTAA GTATGATGACTGCTGCTTCCTTCACCTGCCTGACCTCTGCATGACACTGGACCTGCAGTGGCTGTGCCATGGGAACCCCCATGATCATCATGGTGTCACTCTGCGGGCTCCAGAGTTCCTGCCTGAGGTGCCCTTGGGCCAGCTCCATGACTCCTACCGGGCATTCCGCTCTGAGAACCTCAATCTCTCCATCAAGATGGATCTGACCCGGCACAGTGGGA CGATATCCCAGCCCCGGATTCTGCTATATAGTAGTACCCTGCGCTGGATGCAAAACTTCTGGGCAACTTGGACTAGTGTCACAAGGCCTATCTGTAGGGGAAAGCTCTTTAATAACCTGAAACCTAGCAAAAAGAAACTCGGCCAGCACTACAAGCAGCTTTCCTATACTGCACTCTTTCCCCAGCTACAG GTGCATTATTGGGCCTCATTTGCCCAGCAACGGGGCATCCAGATTGAGTGCAGTCAGGGCCATGTCTTCACTAGGGGAACTCAGCGGCTTATACCTCAAG CGGGCACAGTGATGCGGCGTCTCATCTCTGACTGGAGTGTGACCCAGATGGTTAGTGACCTAAGTCAGGTGACTGTTCACCTGATGGCTTCACCCACTGAAGAAAATGCTGATCACTGCCTTGATCCCTTGGTAACAAAGACCCACCTACTGAGCCTGTCCTCTCTCACCTACCAACGGCACAGCAATCGCACGGCTGAGGAG gAGCTCTCTACTCGAGTTGGGGATCCTGCCTTTCATACACACCAGCTGCACTTGGTAGATTTACGGGCTTCCTGGACAACCACCAATCGGGACATTGCCTTTGGTTTATATGATGGCTATAAGAAGGCAGCTGTACTCAAACGTAATCTCTCTACGGAGGCCCTGAAGGGGTTAAAGATTGATCCCCAGATGCCAGCTAAAAAGCCAAAGCAGAGTGTACTGACCagtgccccagccccacctcctgtCAGCACTCCCAGCTTTAGTGGACAACCTGATAAGGGGTCCTCAGGAG GTGCCTACATGTTGCAGAAGCTGATTGAAGAGACAGACAGGTTTGTAGTGTTCACAGAAGAGGAATCAGGTGTGAGTGATCAGCTGTGTGGCATCGCCGCCTGCCAGACGGATGATATATATAACCGAAACTGCCTTATTGAGCTGGTTAATTGCCAG ATGGTTCTTCGTGGAGCGGAGACAGAAGGCTGTGTCATTGTGTCAGCTGCCAAAGCTCAGCTGCTGCAGTGCCAACACCATCCAGCCTGGTATGGTGACACATTGAAGCAAAAGACATCCTGGACTTGCCTACTGGATGGCATGCAGTACTTTGCCACCACTGAAAGCAGCCCCACTGAGCAGGATGGCCGACAGCTCTGGTTAGAG GTAAAGAATATTGAGGAGCACCGGCAGCGTAGTCTGGACTCTGTGCAGGAGCTGATGGAGAGCGGGCAGGCAGTGGGAGGCATGGTTACCACCACCACAG ATTGGAACCAGCCAGCTGAGGCGCAACAAGCCCAGCAAGTCCAACGGATCATTTCACGCTGTAGCTGCCGAATGTACTATATTAGTTACAGCCATGACATTGATCCTGAGCTGGCAACTCAGATTAAGCCACCTGAGGTTCATGAGAACCAGGAAAAGGAAGATCTCCTAAAGAAACAGGAAG GAGCTGTGGATACCTTCACCCTTATTCATCATGAGCTGGAAATCTCCACCAACCCGGCTCAGTATGCCATGATCTTAGACATCGTCAATAACCTGCTGCTCCACGTAGAACCTAAGCGGAAG GAGCATAGTGAGAAGAAGCAGCGAGTCAGGTTCCAGCTTGAGATCTCTAGCAATCCTGAGGAACAGCGCAGCAGCATATTACACTTGCAGGAGGCTGTGCGGCAGCATGTGGCCCAAATACGGCAGCTGGAAAAGCAGATGTATTCTATCATGAAG TCTTTGCAGGATGACAGCAAGAATGAGAACTTgcttgacctgaaccaaaagcTTCAGTTGCAGCTAAACCAGGAGAAGGCCAACCTACAGCTGGAAAGTGAAGAGCTGAATATCCTCATCAG GTGTTTTAAGGATTTCCAATTGCAGCAGGCCAATAAGATGGAGTTGCGAAAACAACAAGAAGATGTGAGTGTGGTTCGTCGCACTGAGTTCTACTTTGCTCAGGCACGATGGCGTCTGACAGAGGAAGATGGACAGCTAGGAATTGCTGAACTAGAGCTGCAGCGGTTCCTCTACAGCAAG GTGAATAAGTCTGATGACACAGCAGAACATCTTCTGGAATTGGGCTGGTTCACTATGAACAACCTCCTCCCCAATGCTGTCTATAAGGCAA TCCTACGGCCCCAGAGCTCCTGCCAATCTGGGCGACAGCTAGCCCTCCGCCTTTTCAGCAAAGTCCGGCCCCCTGTTGGGGGTATTTCTGTTAAGGAACACTTTGAG GTAAATGTGGTGCCTCTCACCATCCAGCTGACACACCAGTTCTTCCATAGAATAATGGGCTTTTTCTTTCCTGGCCGAAGCGTAGAAGATGATGAGGTTGGTGATGAAGAAGATAAGTCCAAACTGGTGACTACTG GAATACCAGTGGTTAAGCCTCGGCAGCTGATTGCAACAGATGATGCAGCACCACTGGGCCCTGGGAAGGGTGTTGCACAAGGCTTAAATCGGAGTTCTGGTGTCAGAAGATCATTTCGGAAAGTACCTGAG CACCCTGTGGATGATATTGACAAGATGAAAGAGCGAGCTGCCATGAACAACTCCTTCATCTACATAAAGATTCCACAGGTTCCTCTCTGTGTCAGCTACAAG GGTGAGAAGAATAGTGTGGATTGGGGTGACCTTAACCTTGTGCTGCCCTGTCTGGAGTACCACAACAACACATGGACATGGCTAGACTTTGCCATGGCTGTCAAGAGGGACAGCCGCAAAGCCCTGGTTGCCCAG GTAATCAAAGAGAAGCTAAGGCTGAAGCCTGCAACAGGGTCTGAGGTCCGGGGAAAGCTAGAAACTAAATCAGATCTCAACATGCaacagcaggaagaggaggagaaagcccGACTCCTCATCGGTTTAAGTGTGGGCAACAAGAACCCTGGCAAGAAGTCCATCTTTGGCAGGCGCAAGTGA